In the Micromonospora narathiwatensis genome, one interval contains:
- a CDS encoding class I SAM-dependent methyltransferase: MDATKLRRAIARTPLAPVAAFPKRLAKVARYDSRVLGTSARWLFTSREHHNYTYDLTKLSRQHLAWFVSVACDVPVGQVRGWFAELEADETLRGHIEAATAASARRGLADRQVRYARRIGWYAMVRARRPAHVVETGVDKGLGSCVLAAALLRNTAEGHPGRLTSLDINPEAGYLARATPWADVVDLVIGDSIASIRALDRPVDIFLHDSDHSRGHEKREFDAVEAKLAPGALLLTDNVTITNVLAEHAERTGRRFLAYRETPAGHWYPGDGIGVAW; this comes from the coding sequence GTGGACGCAACGAAGCTCCGTCGGGCCATCGCCCGTACCCCGCTGGCGCCGGTCGCCGCCTTTCCGAAGCGGCTGGCCAAGGTCGCCCGGTACGACAGCCGGGTGCTGGGCACCTCAGCCCGCTGGCTGTTCACCTCGCGGGAGCATCACAACTACACGTACGACCTGACCAAGCTGAGCCGACAGCATCTGGCCTGGTTCGTCAGCGTCGCCTGCGACGTGCCGGTCGGGCAGGTGCGGGGTTGGTTCGCCGAACTGGAGGCCGACGAGACGCTGCGCGGGCACATCGAGGCCGCCACCGCCGCCTCGGCCCGGCGCGGCCTGGCCGACCGGCAGGTCCGCTACGCCCGCCGGATCGGCTGGTACGCGATGGTCCGCGCCCGCCGGCCCGCACACGTCGTCGAGACCGGCGTGGACAAGGGGCTCGGCAGCTGCGTCCTGGCCGCCGCGTTGCTGCGCAACACCGCCGAGGGGCACCCCGGTCGGCTCACCTCGCTCGACATCAACCCCGAGGCCGGCTATCTCGCCCGGGCCACCCCGTGGGCCGACGTGGTCGACCTGGTCATCGGCGACTCGATCGCCTCGATCCGCGCGCTGGACCGCCCGGTCGACATCTTCCTGCACGACAGCGACCACAGCCGGGGACACGAGAAGAGAGAGTTCGACGCGGTCGAGGCGAAGCTCGCCCCGGGGGCGCTGCTGCTCACCGACAACGTCACCATCACCAACGTGCTCGCCGAGCACGCCGAGCGGACCGGCCGGCGCTTCCTCGCCTACCGGGAGACCCCGGCCGGGCACTGGTATCCGGGTGACGGCATCGGCGTGGCCTGGTAA
- a CDS encoding GNAT family N-acetyltransferase: protein MKLRFVLDPALTPELREQILALWVDVTNAGGAVGFVAPVTAAEVRPVAEQTFAGLGDGLDRLLVGYEGDRPVAFLVIADNRFHLQAHWRVLKRVMVHPDTQGRGYGAALMREAERIGRELGLEALHVTVRGGQGLGAFYGRLGYREVGRLPAALRLAPGDDRDEIFMWLDLTGRAVA, encoded by the coding sequence CTGCGCTTCGTCCTCGATCCCGCCCTCACTCCTGAGCTGCGCGAACAGATCCTCGCCCTGTGGGTGGACGTCACCAACGCCGGCGGCGCGGTCGGCTTCGTCGCACCGGTCACCGCGGCCGAGGTCCGGCCCGTCGCCGAGCAGACCTTCGCCGGCCTCGGCGACGGACTGGACCGGCTGCTGGTCGGCTACGAGGGCGATCGGCCGGTCGCCTTCCTGGTCATCGCCGACAACCGGTTCCACCTACAGGCGCACTGGCGGGTGCTCAAGCGGGTGATGGTCCACCCGGACACCCAGGGCCGTGGGTACGGGGCGGCGCTGATGCGCGAGGCCGAGCGGATCGGGCGGGAACTGGGCCTGGAGGCGCTGCACGTGACGGTCCGGGGCGGCCAGGGCCTGGGCGCGTTCTACGGCCGGCTCGGCTATCGGGAGGTCGGGCGGCTGCCCGCCGCGCTACGCCTGGCTCCCGGCGACGACCGGGACGAGATCTTCATGTGGCTCGACCTGACCGGTCGCGCCGTGGCCTGA
- a CDS encoding expansin EXLX1 family cellulose-binding protein: MTAGSAPSAPPSPVDAARPARRGPGRRRAAAHPRRWLAAGGIALAALLGVALAVRGGAAPACAAPPGALAGPPLGGTVHSGKATFYDSKGAGGNCSRPAAPADRRYVALGPTEYAAGAACGGFLDVTGPKGTVRVLVMDQCPECESGHLDLSAEAFARIADPVQGVVKVSYRAVVDPPLPGPLTFRIKEGASQWWFAVLVGDHGNPLRSVEVRQGGSWRATVRQDYNYWLIDSGAGPGPYTIRVTDVYGHRVTATGVRMLPGQVQRSSVRMYGGAGATPSRSATPSRTPSARPTPRPSASASASVAPTTGAAVLDAAAAPPSLDVTPAACG, encoded by the coding sequence GTGACCGCCGGCAGCGCTCCCAGCGCCCCACCCTCGCCCGTCGACGCCGCCCGGCCCGCGCGACGCGGTCCGGGACGCCGCCGGGCCGCTGCCCACCCACGCCGCTGGTTGGCCGCCGGCGGCATCGCGCTCGCCGCCCTGCTCGGGGTGGCCCTCGCCGTACGCGGCGGCGCCGCCCCCGCCTGCGCCGCGCCGCCCGGCGCGCTCGCCGGGCCGCCGCTCGGTGGCACCGTCCACAGCGGGAAGGCGACCTTCTACGACTCGAAGGGCGCCGGCGGCAACTGCTCCCGGCCGGCCGCGCCCGCCGACCGGCGCTACGTCGCCCTCGGCCCCACCGAGTACGCGGCCGGCGCGGCCTGCGGCGGCTTCCTCGACGTCACCGGCCCGAAGGGCACCGTCCGGGTCCTCGTCATGGACCAGTGCCCGGAGTGCGAATCCGGCCACCTCGACCTCTCCGCCGAGGCGTTCGCGCGGATCGCCGACCCGGTGCAGGGCGTGGTCAAGGTCAGCTACCGCGCGGTGGTGGATCCGCCGCTGCCCGGCCCGCTCACCTTCCGGATCAAGGAGGGCGCGTCGCAGTGGTGGTTCGCCGTCCTCGTCGGTGACCACGGCAACCCCCTGCGCTCCGTCGAGGTACGGCAGGGCGGCAGTTGGCGCGCGACGGTCCGCCAGGACTACAACTACTGGCTCATCGACTCCGGCGCCGGGCCCGGGCCGTACACCATCCGGGTCACCGACGTGTACGGCCACCGCGTCACCGCCACCGGGGTCCGGATGCTCCCCGGCCAGGTGCAGCGCAGCAGCGTGCGGATGTACGGCGGGGCCGGCGCCACCCCGTCCCGGTCGGCGACGCCGTCCCGTACGCCGTCCGCCCGGCCGACCCCGCGGCCGTCCGCCTCGGCCAGCGCGTCGGTGGCCCCGACCACCGGCGCGGCCGTGCTGGACGCGGCCGCCGCCCCACCGTCCCTCGACGTGACGCCCGCCGCCTGTGGCTGA
- a CDS encoding LCP family protein — translation MSDRQQLADHEAPTPASGVDSDGAEQPSTPAPRRRRGRRIALIVLLVVVLLAGGGVLAGGLYYRSVNSSIDRVDAFENVPEESRPQVVAKGAMNIMILGSDSRDPENTGGSRSDTIILVHLPKDRQSAQLISIPRDTWTPIPRSKEGRGGRDAKINAAYAWGGVPLMVQTVEKFTGVRIDHVAMVDFSGFKEIVDALGGIEIDVEQSFTSRHSLNPDGRREFVKGRQTMDGAAALDYARERYAFANGDFTRIKHQQQVIKAILDKAASGGTLSSPTKLNSFVRATASSVAVDKSMSLVDLAMEMRHLRSGNLGFYTCPVKGTGRVGSESVVFADTARAKELFDAVRRDSVPEITSAGK, via the coding sequence ATGTCGGATCGTCAGCAGCTCGCGGACCACGAAGCGCCCACCCCAGCATCTGGAGTGGATTCGGACGGTGCCGAGCAGCCGTCCACCCCGGCTCCGCGTCGTCGCCGGGGTCGGCGTATCGCCCTGATCGTGCTGCTGGTGGTGGTGCTGCTCGCCGGCGGCGGCGTCCTCGCCGGAGGGCTGTACTACCGCTCGGTCAACTCCTCCATCGACCGGGTGGACGCGTTCGAGAACGTGCCCGAGGAGTCCCGCCCCCAGGTGGTGGCCAAGGGCGCGATGAACATCATGATCCTGGGCAGTGACTCCCGCGACCCGGAGAACACCGGGGGGTCCCGCAGCGACACCATCATCCTGGTCCACCTGCCCAAGGACCGGCAGAGTGCCCAGCTCATCTCGATCCCTCGGGACACCTGGACGCCGATCCCCCGGTCGAAGGAGGGTCGGGGCGGCCGGGACGCCAAGATCAACGCAGCGTACGCGTGGGGCGGCGTGCCGCTGATGGTGCAGACCGTGGAGAAGTTCACCGGCGTCCGCATCGATCACGTGGCGATGGTCGACTTCTCCGGCTTCAAGGAGATCGTCGACGCCCTGGGCGGCATCGAGATCGACGTGGAGCAGAGCTTCACGTCGAGGCACTCGCTCAACCCGGACGGCCGCCGGGAGTTCGTCAAGGGCCGGCAGACGATGGACGGGGCCGCCGCGCTGGACTACGCCCGGGAGCGCTACGCCTTCGCCAACGGCGACTTCACCCGGATCAAGCACCAGCAGCAGGTGATCAAGGCGATCCTCGACAAGGCCGCCTCCGGCGGCACGCTGAGCAGCCCCACCAAGCTGAACTCGTTCGTACGGGCCACGGCCAGCTCCGTCGCGGTGGACAAGTCGATGTCTCTTGTGGATCTCGCGATGGAGATGCGCCACCTGCGCAGCGGCAATCTCGGCTTCTACACCTGCCCGGTGAAGGGAACTGGCCGGGTCGGCAGCGAGAGCGTGGTGTTCGCGGACACCGCGAGGGCCAAGGAGCTGTTCGACGCGGTCCGCCGCGACTCGGTTCCGGAGATCACTTCCGCCGGAAAGTAG